A stretch of the Drosophila sulfurigaster albostrigata strain 15112-1811.04 chromosome 2L, ASM2355843v2, whole genome shotgun sequence genome encodes the following:
- the LOC133835013 gene encoding 3,4-dihydroxyphenylacetaldehyde synthase 2 isoform X2, whose translation MDFDEFREFGHASIEFIINYLSNIRDRDVLPSVVPHEVINQLPRQIPEQPEHWRHILNDLEHIILPGLTHWQSPYFNAFFPSSTSAGSIIGELLIAGIGVLGFSWICSPACTELEVVVMDWLAKFLKLPAHFLHETEGPGGGVIQGSASEAVLVAVLAAREQAVRRERERQPELSESDIRGKLIAYSSDQSNSCIEKAGVLAAMPIKLLPASEDLVLRGAALKAAIERDVAAGLIPVICVATLGTTGTCAYDDIESLASVCEEHNVWLHVDAAYAGGAFALDECADLRRGLDRVDSLNFNLHKFMLVNFDCAAMWLRDANKVVDSFNVDRIYLKHKYEGCTQIPDFRHWQIPLGRRFRALKVWITFRTLGAEGLRAHVRKHIDLAAQFENLVKADSRFELVAPRALGLVCFRAKGDNEITSQLLHRLMERKKIYMVKAEHGGRQFLRFAVCGMDPKPADIEFAWTEIETQLTKLNLETDQQPLENRKAGEIAELTQHLTGLQLQMDETLQR comes from the exons ATGGACTTTGATGAATTTCGCGAGTTTGGCCATGCTTCAATTGagtttattatcaattatctTAGCAACATACGTgacag AGATGTTCTGCCAAGCGTGGTGCCCCACGAGGTCATCAACCAACTGCCGAGACAGATACCCGAGCAACCCGAGCACTGGCGGCATATATTGAACGACTTGGAGCACATTATCCTGCCAGGATTGACACATTGGCAGTCGCCCTACTTCAACGCCTTCTTTCCGTCATCGACATCAGCTGGCTCCATCATCGGAGAGCTGCTCATTGCCGGAATCGGAGTTTTGGGTTTTAGTTGG ATTTGCAGTCCAGCTTGTACTGAGCTGGAAGTAGTCGTCATGGATTGGCTGGCTAAGTTCCTGAAGCTGCCCGCGCACTTTCTGCATGAAACCGAGGGTCCAGGAGGTGGCGTTATTCAGGGATCCGCCAGTGAGGCGGTTCTCGTTGCTGTCTTGGCTGCCCGAGAGCAGGCGGTGCGCAGGGAGCGCGAGAGGCAGCCAGAACTCAGCGAAAGCGATATACGTGGCAAATTGATTGCCTACTCCTCCGACCAGAGCAACAGTTGCATTGAGAAGGCAGGCGTGCTGGCTGCCATGCCCATTAAACTGCTGCCTGCCAGCGAGGATCTGGTGCTGCGTGGTGCGGCTCTCAAAGCAGCCATTGAACGAGATGTAGCCGCTGGATTGATACCAGTGATATGCGTCGCCACTCTGGGCACAACAGGCACGTGTGCCTACGATGACATCGAGTCTCTGGCGAGCGTTTGCGAGGAACATAATGTGTGGCTGCACGTAGATGCAGCTTATGCCGGCGGCGCCTTTGCTTTGGATGAGTGTGCTGATTTGCGACGTGGTTTGGATCGCGTGGATTCATTGAACTTCAATCTGCACAAGTTTATGCTGGTGAATTTTGACTGTGCGGCTATGTGGCTGCGAGATGCCAACAAAGTGGTAGACAGTTTCAATGTGGATCGCATCTATTTGAAGCACAAGTACGAGGGATGCACACAGATTCCGGACTTTCGTCACTGGCAAATCCCTTTGGGACGTCGCTTCCGTGCCCTCAAGGTGTGGATCACATTCCGCACCCTGGGCGCTGAGGGATTACGTGCCCATGTGCGCAAGCACATCGACTTGGCGGCACAGTTCGAGAATCTTGTGAAGGCGGATTCTCGCTTCGAGTTGGTGGCTCCGCGTGCTTTGGGATTGGTGTGCTTCAGGGCCAAGGGTGACAATGAAATTACGTCACAGCTGCTGCATCGTCTGATGGAGCGCAAGAAAATCTACATGGTCAAGGCAGAGCATGGTGGGCGCCAATTTCTTCGCTTTGCCGTCTGTGGCATGGATCCCAAGCCGGCGGACATTGAATTCGCCTGGACAGAGATTGAGACACAGTTGACGAAGCTGAATTTGGAGACAGACCAACAGCCGTTGGAGAATCGGAAGGCCGGTGAAATTGCCGAATTGACGCAACACTTGACAGGGTTACAGCTACAGATGGATGAGACGTTGCAGCGCTAA
- the LOC133835022 gene encoding protein anon-37Cs, which produces MYKLANRRSLYYATALKAELSGLQNHGGGRHHDYNHNLETVKQNAKIVVIGAGLAGLSAAQHLLQHGFNRTLVLEATERYGGRVNSQRFGDTFCELGAKWVNIDGSHDSMYELLRNAEGLTKKLKPPTHARYVLAESQVSGEQLKVPPRMVELIDMLFRELCRGLKVRDRVKTGGDLQSLDNVMSYFQSESERLIGTMFKEPSEQLMARDIFQSLFKDFSSILGCCLEYVNIQHVTTCPLQQESHPIYVPSGLDNIVEQLTNDLDVGQLQMGKPVGQIQWRTMSEPQSVGCMDGSLYQADHIICTLPLGVLKTFAPVLFKPTLPLDKLQAIQNLGFGNPVKIYLSYKRPISRWLKSNLRPLTKDLTINPNGNQNVIRSWTQQVVEVSQLPSSQHVLEIRVGGGYYDEIEKLPDVKLLEQITSLLRQCLANPRVPYPQAMLRSTWNSSACYLGGRPYFSVHSSARDVHKLAAPLGHVAPTLLFAGDATALQGFGTIDGARSSGIREAQRIIDYYNKKLSV; this is translated from the coding sequence ATGTATAAACTAGCCAATAGGCGTAGCTTATACTATGCAACAGCACTCAAGGCTGAGCTCAGCGGGCTGCAGAATCATGGCGGCGGCAGGCACCATGACTACAACCACAATCTCGAGACTGTGAAGCAGAATGCCAAGATTGTGGTCATAGGCGCTGGACTGGCGGGTCTCTCAGCAGCACAACATCTACTGCAACATGGCTTCAATAGGACGCTAGTGCTGGAGGCGACGGAACGTTATGGAGGGCGTGTCAATTCGCAGCGATTTGGCGACACGTTCTGTGAACTGGGCGCTAAGTGGGTAAACATCGATGGCTCTCACGACTCCATGTACGAGCTGTTACGTAATGCCGAAGGTTTGACAAAGAAACTGAAGCCACCAACACATGCTCGCTATGTGCTTGCCGAAAGCCAGGTTAGTGGCGAGCAGCTTAAGGTGCCGCCAAGGATGGTGGAGCTGATCGATATGCTCTTTCGGGAACTGTGCCGTGGTCTGAAGGTGCGCGATCGGGTCAAGACTGGCGGAGATCTACAGTCGCTAGACAATGTGATGAGCTACTTTCAGTCGGAGAGCGAGCGGTTGATTGGCACAATGTTTAAGGAGCCCAGCGAGCAGTTGATGGCTCGTGACATCTTTCAGTCGCTGTTCAAGGACTTTAGTAGCATACTGGGCTGTTGCCTAGAGTATGTAAACATTCAGCATGTCACCACGTGTCCGCTGCAGCAGGAATCGCATCCGATCTATGTGCCTAGTGGATTGGACAACATCGTGGAGCAACTGACTAACGATCTGGATGTGGGTCAGCTGCAGATGGGCAAACCAGTTGGCCAGATACAATGGCGCACCATGTCGGAACCACAGAGTGTGGGCTGCATGGATGGCAGTCTCTATCAGGCGGATCACATCATTTGCACGCTGCCTCTGGGCGTGCTCAAGACTTTTGCGCCCGTGTTGTTTAAGCCCACACTACCGCTGGACAAGCTGCAGGCCATACAGAATCTGGGCTTTGGCAATCCCGTCAAGATCTATCTGTCCTACAAGCGTCCCATCAGCCGATGGCTCAAATCCAATCTGCGGCCCCTTACCAAAGATCTCACTATCAATCCCAATGGTAATCAAAATGTCATCCGCAGTTGGACGCAACAGGTTGTCGAGGTGTCGCAGTTGCCTAGCAGCCAGCACGTGCTAGAGATACGCGTGGGTGGAGGCTACTACGATGAAATTGAGAAGCTGCCGGATGTCAAGTTGCTCGAGCAAATCACTTCGCTGCTGCGACAGTGTCTTGCCAATCCCCGTGTGCCCTATCCCCAGGCTATGCTGCGCTCTACCTGGAACAGCTCGGCCTGCTATCTCGGCGGTCGTCCCTACTTCTCAGTGCACAGCAGTGCGCGGGATGTGCACAAGTTGGCGGCACCACTGGGTCATGTGGCGCCcacgctgctgtttgctggcGATGCCACCGCGTTGCAGGGCTTTGGCACCATTGATGGCGCTAGGTCTAGCGGTATACGCGAGGCACAGCGCATTATTGATTACTACAACAAAAAGCTTAGCGTTTAA
- the LOC133835013 gene encoding 3,4-dihydroxyphenylacetaldehyde synthase 2 isoform X1 has protein sequence MDAKMFREFGKAAVDFVADYLENIRDHDVLPSVEPGYMLQQMPKQMPESPEDWKHILSDIDRVIKPGITHWQSPNMHAYYPTSVSYPSIVGEMLASGFSVIGFSWICSPACTELEVVVMDWLAKFLKLPAHFLHETEGPGGGVIQGSASEAVLVAVLAAREQAVRRERERQPELSESDIRGKLIAYSSDQSNSCIEKAGVLAAMPIKLLPASEDLVLRGAALKAAIERDVAAGLIPVICVATLGTTGTCAYDDIESLASVCEEHNVWLHVDAAYAGGAFALDECADLRRGLDRVDSLNFNLHKFMLVNFDCAAMWLRDANKVVDSFNVDRIYLKHKYEGCTQIPDFRHWQIPLGRRFRALKVWITFRTLGAEGLRAHVRKHIDLAAQFENLVKADSRFELVAPRALGLVCFRAKGDNEITSQLLHRLMERKKIYMVKAEHGGRQFLRFAVCGMDPKPADIEFAWTEIETQLTKLNLETDQQPLENRKAGEIAELTQHLTGLQLQMDETLQR, from the exons ATGGATGCCAAAATGTTTCGTGAGTTCGGCAAAGCGGCCGTTGACTTTGTCGCCGACTATTTGGAGAACATACGCGATCATGATGTGCTGCCCTCCGTGGAACCGGGCTACATGCTCCAGCAGATGCCCAAACAGATGCCTGAATCACCAGAGGATTGGAAGCATATACTTTCCGATATTGATCGTGTGATCAAGCCGGGCATCACGCATTGGCAGTCGCCGAATATGCATGCCTATTATCCCACCAGTGTCTCCTATCCATCGATTGTCGGAGAAATGCTGGCCAGCGGATTCAGCGTCATCGGTTTTAGTTGG ATTTGCAGTCCAGCTTGTACTGAGCTGGAAGTAGTCGTCATGGATTGGCTGGCTAAGTTCCTGAAGCTGCCCGCGCACTTTCTGCATGAAACCGAGGGTCCAGGAGGTGGCGTTATTCAGGGATCCGCCAGTGAGGCGGTTCTCGTTGCTGTCTTGGCTGCCCGAGAGCAGGCGGTGCGCAGGGAGCGCGAGAGGCAGCCAGAACTCAGCGAAAGCGATATACGTGGCAAATTGATTGCCTACTCCTCCGACCAGAGCAACAGTTGCATTGAGAAGGCAGGCGTGCTGGCTGCCATGCCCATTAAACTGCTGCCTGCCAGCGAGGATCTGGTGCTGCGTGGTGCGGCTCTCAAAGCAGCCATTGAACGAGATGTAGCCGCTGGATTGATACCAGTGATATGCGTCGCCACTCTGGGCACAACAGGCACGTGTGCCTACGATGACATCGAGTCTCTGGCGAGCGTTTGCGAGGAACATAATGTGTGGCTGCACGTAGATGCAGCTTATGCCGGCGGCGCCTTTGCTTTGGATGAGTGTGCTGATTTGCGACGTGGTTTGGATCGCGTGGATTCATTGAACTTCAATCTGCACAAGTTTATGCTGGTGAATTTTGACTGTGCGGCTATGTGGCTGCGAGATGCCAACAAAGTGGTAGACAGTTTCAATGTGGATCGCATCTATTTGAAGCACAAGTACGAGGGATGCACACAGATTCCGGACTTTCGTCACTGGCAAATCCCTTTGGGACGTCGCTTCCGTGCCCTCAAGGTGTGGATCACATTCCGCACCCTGGGCGCTGAGGGATTACGTGCCCATGTGCGCAAGCACATCGACTTGGCGGCACAGTTCGAGAATCTTGTGAAGGCGGATTCTCGCTTCGAGTTGGTGGCTCCGCGTGCTTTGGGATTGGTGTGCTTCAGGGCCAAGGGTGACAATGAAATTACGTCACAGCTGCTGCATCGTCTGATGGAGCGCAAGAAAATCTACATGGTCAAGGCAGAGCATGGTGGGCGCCAATTTCTTCGCTTTGCCGTCTGTGGCATGGATCCCAAGCCGGCGGACATTGAATTCGCCTGGACAGAGATTGAGACACAGTTGACGAAGCTGAATTTGGAGACAGACCAACAGCCGTTGGAGAATCGGAAGGCCGGTGAAATTGCCGAATTGACGCAACACTTGACAGGGTTACAGCTACAGATGGATGAGACGTTGCAGCGCTAA
- the LOC133835015 gene encoding LOW QUALITY PROTEIN: aromatic-L-amino-acid decarboxylase (The sequence of the model RefSeq protein was modified relative to this genomic sequence to represent the inferred CDS: deleted 1 base in 1 codon) — MEAPEFRDFAKSMVDYIADYLENIRDRRVLPEVKPGYLPPLIPEAAPEKPEDWQDVMKDIERVIMPGVTHWHSPKFHAYFPTANSYPAIVADMLSGAIACIGFTWIASPACTELEVVMLDWLGKMLELPAEFLACSGGKGGGVIQGTASESTLVALLGAKAKKLKEVKEEHPEWDDHTILGKLVGYASAQAHSSVERAGLLGGVKLRSVPADEHNRLRGDALDQAIKQDLADGLIPFYAVVTLGTTNSCAFDRLDECGPVANKLNVWVHVDAAYAGSAFICPEYRHHMKGIETADSFNFNPHKWMLVNFDCSAMWLKDPSWVVNAFNVDPLYLKHDMQGSAPDYRHWQIPLGRRFRALKLWFVLRLYGVENLQAHIRRHCGFAKQFADLCVADKRFELAAEVNMGLVCFRLKGSNERNEALLKRINGRGKIHMVPAKIRDVYFLRMAVCSRFTQPEDMEYSWKEVAAAADEMEAAE, encoded by the exons ATGGAGGCGCCCGAATTTAGAGATTTTGCCAAATCGATGGTCGATTATATAGCCGATTACCTGGAAAATATACGCGACAG ACGCGTGCTGCCCGAGGTGAAGCCCGGCTACTTG CCCCCCTTGATACCCGAAGCTGCCCCAGAAAAGCCCGAGGATTGGCAGGATGTGATGAAGGACATTGAGCGCGTTATCATGCCTGGCGTGACACACTGGCACAGTCCCAAGTTCCATGCCTACTTCCCCACGGCCAACTCCTATCCAGCCATTGTGGCTGACATGCTGAGTGGAGCGATTGCCTGCATTGGATTCACCTGGATCGCCAGTCCGGCCTGCACTGAACTGGAGGTCGTCATGCTGGACTGGTTGGGCAAGATGCTGGAACTGCCCGCCGAGTTCCTGGCCTGCTCCGGCGGCAAGGGTGGTGGCGTCATCCAAGGCACAGCCAGTGAGTCCACTTTGGTGGCTCTACTTGGTGCCAAGGCGAAGAAGCTGAAGGAGGTAAAGGAGGAGCACCCAGAATGGGATGACCACACCATCCTTGGCAAGTTGGTCGGTTATGCCTCCGCCCAGGCACATTCCTCGGTGGAACGCGCCGGTTTGCTGGGCGGTGTCAAGCTGCGCTCTGTGCCTGCTGATGAGCACAATCGCCTGCGTGGCGATGCTCTCGACCAGGCCATTAAACAGGACTTGGCCGATGGCTTGATACCCTTCTATGCGGTGGTCACGCTGGGCACAACCAACTCGTGTGCATTCGATCGCCTAGACGAGTGTGGCCCCGTGGCCAACAAGCTCAATGTCTGGGTGCATGTGGATGCTGCTTACGCTGGCTCCGCTTTCATCTGCCCGGAGTATCGTCATCACATGAAGGGCATCGAGACAGCCGACTCGTTCAACTTCAACCCACACAAGTGGATGCTGGTCAACTTTGACTGCTCGGCCATGTGGCTGAAGGATCCCAGTTGGGTGGTCAACGCCTTCAATGTGGATCCCCTGTATCTGAAGCACGACATGCAGGGCTCCGCGCCCGATTATCGTCACTGGCAGATTCCGCTGGGTCGACGTTTCCGTGCCCTCAAGCTCTGGTTTGTTCTGCGTTTGTATGGCGTCGAGAATCTGCAGGCGCACATCCGTCGCCACTGTGGCTTTGCCAAGCAGTTTGCTGATCTCTGTGTGGCGGACAAACGTTTCGAGCTGGCCGCTGAGGTGAACATGGGACTCGTCTGTTTCCGGCTGAAGGGCAGCAATGAGCGCAACGAGGCGCTGCTCAAGCGCATCAACGGTCGTGGCAAGATTCACATGGTGCCGGCCAAGATACGAGATGTCTACTTCTTGCGCATGGCCGTCTGCTCGCGCTTCACACAGCCCGAGGACATGGAATACTCGTGGAAGGaggttgctgccgctgccgacGAAATGGAGGCCGCCGAATAG